From the genome of Kaistella daneshvariae, one region includes:
- a CDS encoding DUF2795 domain-containing protein has product MYWTLELASYLSDAPWPMTKAELIDYAIRTGAPMEVVENLQAIEDEGEIYESIEEVWSDYPTDDDFLWNEDEY; this is encoded by the coding sequence ATGTATTGGACATTAGAATTGGCTTCTTATCTAAGCGACGCACCTTGGCCGATGACAAAGGCAGAACTTATTGATTATGCAATACGGACAGGCGCACCCATGGAGGTGGTAGAAAACCTTCAGGCAATCGAAGATGAAGGGGAAATTTATGAATCCATCGAAGAAGTTTGGAGCGATTATCCAACTGACGATGATTTCCTCTGGAATGAAGATGAATATTAA
- the secA gene encoding preprotein translocase subunit SecA, with the protein MGFIDKVLKGFLGDKNVTDLKEVKKVVSKIKAAEPLIGELSDDGLRQKTAEFKEKLKTATAEITAQIEQTKEQIKNSLNIDEKEALFAKIEALKKDSYQIEEKVLSDILPEAFALIKETSRRLAQNGEIRVQATEMDRQLAANRDFVELEGDIAVWKNQWDAAGTPIKWDMVHYDVQFIGGVVLHNGKIAEMATGEGKTLVGTLPIYLNALPGRGVHVVTVNDYLAKRDSAWMGPLYQFHGLSIDCIDLHQPNSDARRKAYQSSITYGTNNEFGFDYLRDNMVTSPSELVQGELNYAIVDEVDSVLVDDARTPLIISGPVPQGDRQEFDTLKPSVDRIVEIQKKTVSAIFNEAKKLISNGNTKEGGFKLLQAYRGLPKNRQLIKFLSESGHKALLQKVEGQYMADNNRDMPIVDKDLYFVIDEKNNQIDLTDKGVEYMSAGNEDKDFFVLQDIATEIAEVEAKNLSKEEEFEAKEKLFTDFAVKSERVHTLNQLLKAYTLFEKDDEYVVINGEVKIVDEQTGRIMEGRRYSDGLHQAIEAKENVKIEAATQTFATITLQNYFRMYNKLAGMTGTAETEAGELWEIYKLDVVVIPTNRPIIRDDRQDLVYKTNREKYNAVIEEIERLTADGRPVLVGTTSVEISQLLSRALQLRKIQHNVLNAKLHAREAEIVAMAGGPGVVTIATNMAGRGTDIKLQGDVKKNGGLAIIGTERHDSRRVDRQLRGRAGRQGDPGSSQFYVSLEDNLMRLFGSERIAKMMDKMGHKEGEVIQHGMISKSIERAQKKVEENNFGVRKKLLEYDDVMNKQRDVIYKRRKNALFGDHLKYDISNMIFDVAQSIVSRGKLEGDFKEFEYEVIKYFTMETPFSENDFKTKQVPELTDLLYKAASDDYQMKLNLLKEKSFPIIENVYQNQGSMFKMIQVPFTDGIKTMTIVTDLKEAYETKCESLINDFEKNISLAIIDENWKLHLREMDDLRRSSQGAVYEQKDPLVIYKQESFYLFTEMVERVNKEIISFLYKGEIPA; encoded by the coding sequence ATGGGTTTTATAGACAAAGTTCTTAAAGGTTTTCTTGGTGATAAAAATGTAACTGATCTTAAAGAAGTAAAAAAAGTTGTAAGCAAAATTAAAGCAGCAGAACCACTGATCGGTGAATTGTCCGATGACGGCTTACGGCAGAAAACTGCTGAATTTAAAGAAAAACTGAAAACTGCAACCGCGGAAATTACAGCACAGATCGAGCAAACCAAAGAACAGATTAAAAATTCTCTCAATATTGACGAGAAAGAAGCCCTTTTTGCTAAAATTGAAGCGCTGAAAAAAGATTCTTATCAAATTGAAGAAAAAGTACTTTCCGATATTTTACCTGAAGCTTTTGCGCTGATTAAAGAAACATCTCGCCGTTTGGCACAAAACGGGGAAATCCGCGTGCAGGCAACCGAAATGGACCGCCAGCTTGCTGCCAACAGAGATTTTGTGGAATTAGAAGGTGATATCGCAGTTTGGAAAAACCAATGGGATGCCGCCGGAACACCAATTAAATGGGACATGGTGCATTACGATGTACAGTTCATTGGTGGTGTAGTTCTACACAACGGTAAAATTGCGGAAATGGCGACAGGTGAAGGTAAAACTTTGGTAGGAACTTTACCGATTTACCTTAATGCGCTTCCGGGGCGTGGCGTTCACGTCGTAACTGTCAATGATTATTTGGCGAAACGTGACTCCGCTTGGATGGGCCCACTTTATCAGTTCCACGGACTTTCCATTGACTGTATCGATCTTCATCAGCCGAACTCGGATGCACGCAGAAAAGCTTACCAATCCAGCATTACTTACGGAACCAATAACGAATTCGGTTTCGATTATTTGAGAGACAACATGGTGACTTCACCTTCTGAACTAGTTCAGGGTGAATTAAATTATGCCATCGTCGATGAGGTGGATTCGGTTTTAGTGGATGATGCCAGAACGCCATTAATTATTTCTGGGCCGGTTCCGCAAGGCGACCGTCAGGAATTTGACACTTTGAAACCTTCCGTAGACCGAATTGTAGAAATTCAGAAAAAGACGGTAAGTGCCATTTTCAATGAGGCTAAAAAACTCATCAGTAACGGAAATACCAAAGAAGGCGGATTTAAATTATTGCAGGCGTACAGAGGTTTGCCAAAAAACCGTCAGCTTATTAAATTCCTCTCTGAAAGCGGTCACAAAGCGCTTCTTCAGAAAGTTGAAGGCCAATATATGGCAGACAACAACCGCGACATGCCGATTGTTGACAAAGATTTATATTTCGTTATCGACGAAAAAAATAACCAGATTGACTTGACCGATAAAGGTGTAGAATATATGTCTGCCGGAAATGAAGATAAAGATTTCTTTGTTTTACAGGATATCGCAACCGAAATCGCAGAAGTTGAAGCGAAGAATTTAAGCAAAGAAGAAGAATTTGAAGCAAAAGAAAAATTATTCACTGATTTTGCCGTAAAATCTGAGCGTGTACATACTTTAAACCAATTGCTTAAAGCGTATACCTTATTCGAAAAAGACGATGAATACGTCGTAATCAATGGTGAAGTAAAAATCGTTGATGAGCAAACCGGCCGTATCATGGAAGGAAGACGTTATTCCGACGGTCTTCACCAGGCAATCGAAGCGAAAGAAAATGTAAAAATTGAAGCCGCAACGCAAACTTTTGCTACCATTACCCTTCAAAACTACTTCCGTATGTACAACAAACTTGCGGGGATGACGGGTACAGCCGAAACAGAAGCCGGCGAACTTTGGGAAATCTATAAATTGGATGTTGTTGTAATCCCGACCAACAGACCAATTATTCGTGATGACAGACAGGATTTGGTGTACAAAACCAACCGTGAAAAATATAATGCTGTAATTGAAGAAATTGAAAGATTAACCGCAGATGGCCGACCGGTCTTGGTGGGTACCACTTCAGTAGAGATTTCTCAGTTGCTTTCCAGAGCACTTCAGCTTAGAAAAATTCAGCATAATGTCTTAAATGCAAAACTCCACGCACGTGAGGCGGAAATCGTAGCAATGGCGGGGGGTCCCGGTGTTGTAACTATTGCAACAAACATGGCGGGTCGTGGTACCGATATTAAATTACAGGGCGACGTTAAGAAAAACGGCGGTTTAGCGATCATCGGTACAGAAAGGCACGATTCCAGACGTGTGGACAGACAGTTGCGTGGTCGTGCGGGACGTCAGGGAGATCCGGGAAGTTCCCAGTTCTACGTCTCTTTGGAAGACAATTTAATGCGTCTCTTCGGTTCCGAAAGAATCGCGAAAATGATGGATAAAATGGGTCATAAAGAAGGTGAAGTAATTCAGCACGGAATGATCTCAAAATCCATCGAAAGAGCACAGAAAAAAGTAGAGGAAAACAACTTCGGTGTTCGTAAAAAACTTCTTGAATATGACGACGTGATGAACAAACAGCGTGACGTTATCTACAAAAGAAGAAAGAATGCCCTCTTCGGTGATCACTTGAAATATGACATTTCAAACATGATTTTCGATGTAGCGCAGTCGATTGTTTCGCGTGGAAAACTGGAAGGCGATTTCAAAGAATTTGAATATGAAGTCATCAAATATTTCACCATGGAAACTCCGTTCAGTGAAAATGACTTTAAAACAAAACAAGTTCCGGAACTTACTGATTTGCTTTACAAAGCGGCTTCCGATGATTACCAGATGAAACTGAACCTGTTGAAAGAAAAATCGTTCCCAATCATCGAAAACGTGTACCAAAACCAAGGTTCTATGTTTAAAATGATTCAGGTTCCGTTTACCGACGGCATTAAAACAATGACGATTGTAACGGATTTGAAAGAAGCGTACGAAACGAAATGTGAATCTTTGATCAATGATTTCGAAAAAAATATCTCTTTAGCGATTATCGATGAAAACTGGAAACTTCACCTCAGAGAAATGGATGACTTGCGTCGTTCCTCTCAGGGCGCAGTTTACGAGCAGAAAGATCCGCTCGTCATTTACAAACAGGAATCCTTTTACCTTTTCACCGAAATGGTGGAAAGAGTAAACAAAGAAATTATTTCTTTCCTTTACAAAGGCGAAATCCCGGCGTAA
- a CDS encoding ROK family protein has translation MALVDLSQQVALGIDIGGTNTKFGLVNHRGQILEKGSLKTDDFPLVEDFIDALYENLAPLIARHCDEGKLDGIGVGAPNANYYTGTIEQAPNLNWKGIVPFAELMTKKFGIRCKMTNDANAAALGEMMFGAARGMKDFIMMTLGTGVGSGIVTGGNLLYGHDGFAGELGHTIVKPGGRKHWSTGSEGSLEAYASATGIAITAKKMRAEFPDSMLNTYPEEAISSKVVYECAIAGDATAIEVFRYTGQKLGEALANFVMFSSPEAILLFGGVIKAGDFILKPTKLHMERNLLPIFRNKVSLVFSELNEADAAILGASALVWEK, from the coding sequence ATGGCATTAGTAGATCTTTCGCAGCAAGTTGCGCTCGGTATTGATATCGGCGGTACCAATACCAAATTCGGACTTGTAAATCATCGGGGCCAGATTTTAGAAAAAGGCAGCTTAAAAACCGACGATTTCCCGCTTGTGGAAGACTTTATCGATGCTTTATACGAAAATCTTGCGCCACTCATCGCCAGACACTGTGATGAAGGAAAACTCGACGGAATTGGGGTTGGTGCACCAAATGCAAATTATTATACAGGGACCATTGAGCAGGCCCCCAACCTGAATTGGAAAGGAATTGTGCCCTTCGCAGAATTGATGACTAAAAAGTTCGGTATACGCTGTAAAATGACGAACGATGCCAATGCTGCCGCACTCGGTGAAATGATGTTTGGTGCCGCGCGCGGAATGAAAGATTTCATCATGATGACACTGGGAACCGGAGTAGGAAGCGGAATTGTCACCGGTGGAAACCTTTTGTACGGTCACGATGGTTTTGCCGGTGAACTGGGTCATACGATTGTAAAACCGGGCGGCAGAAAACACTGGAGCACCGGTTCTGAAGGTTCTCTGGAAGCGTACGCCTCCGCCACCGGAATTGCAATTACAGCGAAGAAAATGCGCGCAGAATTCCCGGATTCGATGTTAAATACTTACCCTGAAGAAGCCATCAGCTCAAAGGTAGTTTATGAATGTGCGATTGCAGGCGATGCGACTGCCATTGAAGTTTTCCGCTACACGGGACAGAAATTAGGCGAAGCTTTAGCCAACTTTGTGATGTTTTCTTCACCGGAAGCGATTTTGCTTTTCGGCGGCGTTATCAAAGCGGGAGATTTCATTTTAAAACCAACAAAACTTCACATGGAACGCAATCTTTTACCTATTTTCCGGAACAAAGTCTCTTTGGTCTTCAGCGAACTGAACGAAGCTGATGCCGCAATTTTAGGCGCGAGCGCTTTGGTCTGGGAAAAATAG
- a CDS encoding S46 family peptidase, giving the protein MKRIFLLLTFMLSFMQLKADEGMWLLTMIKRLNGVDLQKQGLKLTAEEIYSVNNSSLKDAIVQFGGGCTAEMVSKEGLLFTNHHCGYGNIAALSTPEKDHLTNGFWAMKRSEELPAKGLSVRFLVRMDDVSKRINAKLNDKISAEERKNIIDAEYKLIQNENSENGKYTVVVRDFFNGNEFYYFVYQDFKDVRLVGTPPNSLGKFGGDTDNWEWPRHTVDFSVFRVYADANGNPAEYSATNVPMKPKHALPISLKGYKPGDFTMILGFPGRTNRFLPSFGIEQMVNKDYPAWVEASKVAMDVMKKYMDKDQATKLDYASQYASVANYWKNRQGTIDAVEKNGTISDKQREEAKFQAWALLPANEATYGTVLQDLKSNYAQFSNRNVERNYASQLQRNAKYIGIAYQLGSLLKTYADQDEAARVAMKPKVVDAINRLYDKLNLKLEGEMLNSMVALYQQRVTKGDASPTLLAADAKNLSTMAYGSIFATKESAMNFLNNPDRLKIDADPLLKLANGFVNDQKLLSEKYAKVDEAFAKNNRIFLDGLRKSQPAKAFYPDANSTMRLTYGSVSTLPERADRNYAGISEKDNYYTDIQGMVAKYKKGDEEFDLPQRFLDLVKKKDFGQYKDKKGFMPVNFLSNNDITGGNSGSPILDGEGRLLGLAFDGNSEALSGDIIFDPKLQKTINVDVRMVLWTIDKYGQAGHLISEMTLVK; this is encoded by the coding sequence ATGAAACGAATTTTTTTACTGCTCACCTTTATGCTGAGCTTTATGCAACTGAAAGCAGATGAGGGAATGTGGCTTTTGACCATGATTAAGCGACTGAATGGGGTAGACCTACAGAAACAGGGGCTAAAACTTACCGCAGAAGAAATTTATTCTGTGAACAACTCCAGCTTGAAAGATGCCATCGTGCAGTTTGGTGGCGGCTGTACTGCTGAAATGGTTTCTAAAGAAGGCTTGCTTTTTACAAATCACCACTGTGGATACGGAAATATCGCGGCACTTTCAACTCCGGAAAAAGACCATTTAACCAATGGTTTCTGGGCGATGAAAAGAAGTGAAGAACTTCCGGCAAAAGGTTTATCAGTTCGATTTTTGGTAAGAATGGACGATGTTTCGAAAAGAATCAACGCGAAACTTAACGATAAAATTTCTGCAGAAGAAAGAAAAAATATCATCGATGCAGAATATAAACTGATCCAGAATGAAAACTCTGAAAACGGAAAATATACCGTTGTAGTACGGGATTTTTTCAATGGTAATGAATTTTACTATTTTGTATACCAAGATTTTAAAGATGTAAGATTGGTAGGAACTCCGCCAAATTCTTTAGGTAAATTCGGTGGCGATACCGACAACTGGGAATGGCCAAGACATACTGTAGATTTCTCTGTGTTCCGCGTTTATGCTGATGCCAACGGAAATCCTGCAGAATATTCTGCAACCAACGTTCCGATGAAACCAAAACACGCTTTGCCAATTTCATTGAAGGGGTACAAGCCTGGTGATTTCACCATGATTCTTGGTTTCCCCGGAAGAACCAACCGTTTTTTACCGTCATTCGGTATTGAGCAAATGGTGAACAAAGATTATCCGGCTTGGGTAGAAGCTTCAAAAGTTGCCATGGATGTCATGAAAAAATACATGGACAAAGATCAGGCAACTAAATTGGATTATGCTTCGCAATACGCAAGTGTGGCGAACTACTGGAAAAACCGTCAGGGAACCATCGATGCGGTTGAGAAAAACGGCACGATCTCCGATAAACAAAGAGAGGAAGCGAAATTCCAGGCATGGGCGCTTTTACCTGCTAACGAGGCGACCTACGGAACTGTTCTTCAGGATTTGAAAAGCAATTACGCGCAGTTCTCTAACCGTAACGTGGAAAGAAATTACGCTTCACAACTTCAGAGAAACGCAAAATATATCGGTATTGCTTACCAGTTAGGTTCTTTGTTGAAAACTTACGCAGATCAGGACGAAGCAGCGAGAGTTGCCATGAAACCGAAAGTTGTGGATGCAATCAACAGGTTATACGACAAGCTGAACTTAAAACTGGAAGGTGAAATGCTGAATTCTATGGTGGCACTTTACCAGCAGAGAGTTACAAAAGGTGATGCCTCGCCAACGCTTTTGGCAGCAGATGCGAAAAACCTTTCTACAATGGCTTACGGATCCATTTTCGCAACCAAAGAATCTGCCATGAATTTCTTAAACAATCCGGACAGATTGAAAATCGATGCTGATCCATTGTTGAAATTAGCAAACGGTTTCGTAAACGACCAGAAATTATTATCTGAAAAATATGCTAAAGTTGATGAAGCTTTTGCAAAAAACAACCGTATTTTCTTAGATGGTTTGAGAAAATCTCAGCCTGCTAAAGCTTTTTACCCAGATGCGAACTCTACTATGCGTTTGACTTACGGTTCGGTGAGCACTTTGCCGGAAAGAGCAGACAGAAACTACGCAGGTATTTCTGAAAAAGATAATTACTATACCGACATTCAGGGAATGGTTGCGAAATATAAAAAAGGTGACGAAGAATTCGATTTGCCACAAAGATTTTTAGATTTGGTAAAAAAGAAAGATTTCGGTCAGTATAAAGACAAAAAAGGATTTATGCCGGTGAACTTTTTATCGAACAACGATATTACCGGTGGTAACTCTGGTTCACCAATCCTTGACGGTGAAGGCAGATTGCTTGGTTTGGCTTTCGACGGAAACAGCGAAGCGTTAAGCGGCGATATTATCTTCGATCCGAAACTGCAAAAAACCATCAACGTTGATGTAAGAATGGTTCTTTGGACCATCGACAAATACGGACAGGCAGGTCACCTAATCAGTGAAATGACTTTGGTTAAATAA
- a CDS encoding GNAT family N-acetyltransferase, with amino-acid sequence MQTDAAVWQVKSFSELSTPELYKILQARIDVFVVEQNCPYPETDGYDEKALHLWAEKNGEIAAYCRIFAAGIKYEVPSIGRVLTTEKFRGQNFGKGLIKIAVDIVETRFNTTQIQISAQDYLLKFYQEFGFQSTGNSYLEDDIPHTEMRRN; translated from the coding sequence ATGCAAACTGACGCAGCGGTCTGGCAGGTAAAATCCTTCAGCGAACTTTCTACCCCGGAATTATACAAAATTTTGCAGGCAAGAATTGATGTTTTTGTGGTGGAACAGAATTGTCCTTATCCCGAAACCGATGGTTACGACGAAAAAGCACTTCACCTTTGGGCAGAAAAAAATGGCGAAATCGCGGCGTATTGCCGGATTTTCGCAGCCGGAATTAAGTACGAAGTTCCGTCCATCGGGCGCGTTTTAACCACCGAAAAATTTCGTGGCCAAAATTTCGGAAAAGGTTTGATTAAAATCGCGGTGGATATTGTTGAGACGCGTTTCAACACGACACAAATCCAGATTTCAGCGCAGGATTATCTGTTGAAATTTTATCAGGAATTTGGTTTTCAATCTACCGGAAATTCTTATCTGGAAGATGACATCCCGCACACCGAAATGCGCCGGAATTAG
- the yihA gene encoding ribosome biogenesis GTP-binding protein YihA/YsxC, translating to MVIKTAEFVKSSGKWQECPEPTLPEYAFIGRSNVGKSSLINALMNHKDLAKTSGTPGKTQLINHFLINENWYLTDLPGYGYARVSKTLRKDFENLIINYILNRKNLVNLFVLIDARHTPQKIDIEFIEYCGESGIPFSLVFTKADKLKPNVVLANVEKYKQELLKTWEDLPEIYVTSAEKKTGGEEILTFISNTNQFLQQNHVKFDN from the coding sequence ATGGTTATCAAGACAGCAGAATTCGTAAAAAGCAGCGGCAAATGGCAGGAATGCCCGGAACCTACTTTACCGGAATATGCCTTTATCGGCCGGTCTAATGTGGGGAAATCTTCTTTGATCAATGCTTTAATGAACCATAAAGATTTGGCAAAAACCTCCGGAACGCCGGGAAAAACGCAGCTCATCAATCATTTTCTCATCAATGAAAATTGGTATTTAACCGATTTGCCGGGCTATGGTTATGCGCGCGTTTCCAAAACTTTGCGTAAAGATTTTGAAAATCTCATCATTAATTATATTCTGAACCGCAAAAATCTGGTGAACCTTTTTGTGCTCATCGATGCGCGACATACACCGCAGAAAATCGATATTGAATTTATTGAATACTGCGGCGAAAGCGGAATCCCGTTTTCTTTGGTTTTTACCAAAGCTGATAAGTTAAAACCTAACGTAGTTCTTGCAAACGTAGAAAAATATAAACAGGAATTGCTGAAAACATGGGAGGATCTGCCTGAAATCTATGTCACTTCCGCTGAGAAAAAAACCGGCGGCGAAGAGATTTTGACTTTCATTTCCAATACCAACCAATTTTTGCAGCAAAATCACGTAAAATTCGATAATTAG
- a CDS encoding alpha/beta fold hydrolase codes for MIFKTKKEKKFAFIEAGEGEPIILLHGLMGGLSNFEKTVMFFSDRGYKVFVPVLPVYDLPVLNTNLTTIAKYVSKFIEEKVGSPAVIVGNSMGGHIGLILTLARPDLVTHLVLTGSSGLYERTFGDSFPRKSDKNYIRKKTEEVFYDPIIATDELVDEVFSVVNDRMKGIKTVMLARSAIKHNMLNDLPKITTPVCLIWGKQDNVTPPDVAIDMNKFLPNSELHWIEECGHAAMMEKPDEFNEILYEWLQRKKI; via the coding sequence ATGATATTTAAAACAAAAAAAGAAAAAAAATTCGCTTTTATTGAAGCTGGTGAAGGTGAACCGATTATTCTGCTCCACGGATTAATGGGCGGTTTAAGCAATTTCGAAAAAACGGTAATGTTCTTTTCCGACCGGGGTTACAAGGTGTTTGTTCCCGTGCTTCCGGTGTATGATTTACCGGTGCTTAATACCAACTTAACCACAATAGCGAAGTATGTTTCGAAGTTTATTGAAGAAAAAGTAGGGAGTCCGGCAGTTATTGTCGGTAATTCTATGGGTGGACATATTGGGCTGATTTTAACCCTGGCACGTCCCGACCTGGTCACGCATCTGGTTTTAACTGGAAGTTCCGGCCTTTACGAAAGAACTTTCGGTGACAGCTTCCCACGAAAAAGCGACAAAAATTATATCCGTAAAAAAACTGAAGAAGTTTTCTACGATCCCATTATTGCGACCGATGAGTTGGTTGATGAGGTTTTTTCTGTGGTGAATGACCGTATGAAAGGGATAAAAACGGTGATGTTGGCGCGGAGTGCTATTAAACACAACATGCTGAATGATTTACCAAAAATCACTACGCCGGTTTGCCTAATCTGGGGGAAACAGGATAATGTAACGCCGCCTGATGTGGCGATAGATATGAATAAATTTTTGCCAAATTCTGAACTGCACTGGATTGAAGAATGCGGCCACGCTGCGATGATGGAAAAACCCGACGAGTTCAATGAAATATTGTACGAGTGGTTGCAGCGCAAGAAAATATAG
- the mraZ gene encoding division/cell wall cluster transcriptional repressor MraZ: protein MKNFIGTYECRIDDKGRLKLPAALVKQMGDFDEGSFIIKRAVFQPCLELYPMSVWEQLMKKLNSLNRFVKKNADFIRQFTAGVKVVELDNAGRLQISKDLTHFAHLKKEIVITSAGELLEIWDKEAYENVIATSEENFAKLAEEVMGNLSFDDEAL, encoded by the coding sequence ATGAAGAATTTCATCGGAACATATGAATGTAGAATAGACGACAAAGGTCGCCTAAAACTTCCTGCCGCGCTGGTAAAGCAAATGGGAGATTTCGATGAAGGTTCTTTTATCATCAAACGTGCTGTTTTTCAGCCCTGCCTGGAACTATATCCGATGAGCGTCTGGGAGCAGCTGATGAAAAAACTTAACAGCTTAAACAGGTTTGTCAAGAAAAATGCCGACTTCATCCGCCAGTTCACCGCCGGTGTAAAAGTGGTGGAACTGGACAATGCGGGGCGACTTCAAATTTCTAAAGATTTAACCCATTTTGCCCACCTGAAAAAAGAGATCGTCATTACCAGTGCGGGCGAGCTTTTAGAAATTTGGGACAAAGAAGCCTACGAAAATGTTATCGCAACCTCCGAGGAAAATTTTGCAAAACTCGCTGAAGAAGTGATGGGAAACCTGAGCTTTGATGATGAAGCGCTGTAA
- the rsmH gene encoding 16S rRNA (cytosine(1402)-N(4))-methyltransferase RsmH → MYHNPVLLKKSVDDLVTNPDGIYVDCTFGGGGHSREILSRLSEKGKLYSFDQDLDALKNTIDDERFTLVNQNFRFLENALFMYGVTQVDGVLADLGVSSHQFDEADRGFSTRSDAPLDMRMNVMQGLDAKKIINEYEEDDIANILFQYGEIRESRKLAREIVQARKKKPIETTEELKKVFSYIPQFKQNKVYAQIFQAIRIEVNQELEALKEMLLQAHRILKPGGRLVVISYHSLEDRLVKRFLKNGMFEGEPERDIYGNFAKTFELLQSKATIPSTEEIDENSRARSAKLRTGIKL, encoded by the coding sequence ATGTATCACAATCCTGTTTTGCTGAAAAAAAGTGTCGATGATTTGGTAACAAATCCCGATGGTATTTACGTGGATTGTACTTTCGGCGGCGGTGGGCATTCGCGTGAAATTCTCAGCAGACTCTCCGAAAAAGGAAAATTATACAGTTTTGACCAGGACTTGGACGCGCTGAAAAATACCATCGATGATGAGCGATTTACTTTGGTGAACCAAAACTTCCGCTTTCTGGAAAATGCGCTTTTTATGTATGGTGTTACGCAGGTGGACGGTGTTTTGGCAGATTTAGGCGTGTCATCCCACCAGTTTGATGAAGCCGACCGCGGTTTTTCCACAAGAAGCGATGCACCGCTGGATATGCGGATGAATGTGATGCAGGGTTTAGACGCGAAGAAAATCATTAATGAATATGAAGAAGATGATATCGCAAATATTCTTTTTCAGTATGGTGAAATCCGTGAATCGCGGAAATTAGCGCGCGAAATTGTTCAGGCCAGAAAAAAGAAACCTATTGAAACTACGGAAGAGCTGAAAAAAGTGTTCAGTTATATTCCGCAGTTCAAACAAAATAAAGTGTACGCGCAGATTTTTCAGGCAATTCGGATTGAAGTCAATCAGGAATTGGAGGCTTTGAAAGAAATGCTGTTGCAGGCGCACCGCATTTTAAAACCGGGTGGCAGATTGGTGGTGATCTCTTATCATTCGCTGGAAGACCGTTTGGTAAAACGTTTTTTAAAGAACGGCATGTTTGAAGGAGAGCCGGAACGCGATATTTACGGAAATTTCGCCAAAACCTTCGAATTGCTTCAATCAAAAGCAACCATTCCGAGCACTGAAGAAATCGATGAAAACTCGCGTGCAAGAAGCGCAAAACTTAGAACAGGTATAAAATTGTAA
- a CDS encoding FtsL-like putative cell division protein yields MAKKPTYRPQKKLTFIDIVKGNFLNRDEVKIHYRYFAVVFVLLMIMIYSNHLVSQKIEQVNALKEQTEEYKSRNAYAQSRLIKVKLESELGKEMVQDSLLSLENHPHKILIKLDSLDGGAK; encoded by the coding sequence ATGGCAAAAAAACCAACATATCGTCCGCAAAAAAAACTGACTTTCATAGACATTGTGAAGGGAAATTTCCTGAACCGCGACGAGGTAAAAATCCATTACCGCTATTTTGCTGTGGTTTTCGTGCTGCTGATGATAATGATTTACAGCAATCACCTGGTAAGCCAAAAAATTGAGCAGGTAAATGCTTTAAAAGAACAAACAGAAGAATATAAATCCAGAAACGCTTATGCGCAAAGCCGGTTAATAAAAGTAAAATTAGAATCCGAATTGGGAAAGGAAATGGTGCAGGATTCCCTGTTATCTCTCGAAAATCATCCACATAAAATATTGATAAAACTAGACAGTTTAGATGGCGGTGCAAAATGA